A single region of the Jatrophihabitans sp. GAS493 genome encodes:
- a CDS encoding ZIP family metal transporter — translation MIAALGWGALAASSLVIGAWLGIFRAWPQRWIGAVLAFGAGALISAVSFDLAEQGAALGGAHAVAAGLALGAITYFLANRYVEGLGKSRDSGSDSAAGSGASLALGALLDGIPEQAVLGIGLAIGDSVSVGLLAAIFVSNLPEAIGSSTQMLAAGRRAGWIRRLWLLIAAVCTLATVGGYALAGVASPGFQAGIDGFAAGALLVMLIDAMIPEATRKTGNAAGLITVLGFAVAAALSTVS, via the coding sequence TTGATCGCTGCGCTTGGCTGGGGCGCGCTGGCCGCGTCGTCACTGGTCATCGGGGCGTGGCTCGGCATCTTCCGCGCTTGGCCGCAGCGTTGGATCGGAGCGGTGCTGGCCTTCGGCGCCGGGGCGCTGATCAGTGCCGTGAGCTTCGACCTCGCCGAACAGGGTGCCGCGCTCGGTGGTGCGCATGCGGTGGCGGCCGGGCTCGCTCTCGGTGCGATCACCTACTTCCTAGCCAATCGCTACGTCGAAGGCCTGGGAAAATCGAGGGATTCCGGTTCGGACTCGGCCGCCGGCTCCGGCGCCTCGCTCGCCCTCGGGGCCCTGCTTGACGGCATACCCGAGCAGGCGGTGCTCGGTATCGGCCTGGCGATCGGCGACAGCGTAAGCGTCGGACTGCTGGCGGCGATCTTCGTCTCCAACCTGCCGGAGGCGATCGGGTCGTCGACGCAGATGCTGGCCGCGGGACGGCGAGCTGGTTGGATCCGCCGGCTGTGGTTGCTCATCGCCGCGGTCTGCACGCTGGCCACCGTAGGCGGGTACGCCCTCGCTGGGGTCGCATCCCCCGGATTCCAGGCCGGAATCGACGGCTTCGCCGCCGGAGCGCTCCTGGTGATGCTGATCGACGCGATGATCCCCGAGGCCACCCGCAAGACCGGGAATGCCGCCGGGCTGATCACCGTCCTGGGGTTTGCCGTCGCGGCCGCCCTCTCCACGGTCAGCTGA
- a CDS encoding TetR/AcrR family transcriptional regulator: protein MDGLAASIREKGFRDSTVADIVRNARTSRRTFYAEFNSREECYIALLTTVNELMKLQIAAAVDPAAPRETQIQRAIEAYVEAVVSEPEITLSWIRELPGLGAIAHEVQRSTLETIIELLLQLADNDQFRRDGAGPVSREMATLLLGGIRELTATIVEDGGDIRGVTGVAVRAATLLLGPASVGKP from the coding sequence CTGGACGGGCTCGCCGCCTCGATTCGGGAGAAGGGCTTCCGGGACTCCACGGTGGCCGACATCGTCCGGAATGCCCGCACCTCACGCCGCACCTTCTATGCCGAGTTCAACAGCCGCGAGGAGTGCTACATCGCGCTTCTGACGACGGTGAACGAGCTGATGAAGCTGCAGATCGCGGCGGCGGTAGACCCAGCGGCACCCCGCGAAACCCAGATCCAGCGGGCGATCGAGGCCTATGTCGAGGCGGTCGTATCAGAGCCCGAGATCACCCTGAGCTGGATCCGCGAACTTCCCGGCCTCGGCGCCATCGCTCACGAGGTGCAGCGCAGCACCCTCGAGACGATCATCGAACTGCTACTGCAACTGGCCGACAACGACCAGTTCCGGCGCGACGGGGCTGGTCCGGTGTCGCGGGAGATGGCGACGCTGCTGCTCGGTGGGATCCGCGAACTCACCGCGACCATCGTCGAGGACGGCGGTGACATCCGAGGGGTCACCGGCGTCGCCGTTCGAGCGGCGACGCTCCTGCTGGGGCCGGCGAGCGTCGGTAAGCCTTGA